A genomic stretch from Candidatus Methylomirabilis sp. includes:
- a CDS encoding LysO family transporter, with product MLLILGAVLLGCLLGALDRVPRPLLPWVERLMVAGLAVLLFSMGVSIGTNPQIVGSLPALGLKSALLAAGAVLGSVLAAWLLQQWRSR from the coding sequence ATGCTCCTGATCCTCGGCGCAGTTCTCCTGGGCTGTCTTCTGGGTGCCCTCGACCGTGTGCCGCGCCCCCTCCTCCCCTGGGTGGAGCGCCTCATGGTCGCCGGCCTCGCCGTCCTCCTCTTCTCCATGGGCGTGAGCATCGGGACCAACCCGCAGATCGTGGGGAGCCTCCCGGCCCTGGGGCTGAAGTCCGCCCTGCTGGCGGCGGGTGCGGTCCTGGGGAGCGTCCTGGCGGCGTGGCTCCTGCAGCAGTGGAGGAGCCGGTG